The region tattcttgtaattaaattaggtgagggactaaaatcgtggttttgataaacgtcagggactaaagttgcaattaagccttttaattATTCAAATAAGAGACTCAGGAGTTTTATATTCTATTATGAGAACAAGCAGCCAAAAACTATTTCTCCACAAATTTATTAGGCACAAGGAGCTATTTGCAAACAAGGTATCAAAGCCTCTAAAAACACTAGTCTACAAACAACAATTGCTGCTAACTCAAGAATTTGATCGCTTCATTTGAGATGATAGGAATGTATTTTACAGATCAATGAGATCAAGCACGCCTATTTACAATTCATCAAGATATATGTTATTTTCCATCAAGATCAAGTTGCAAAGGCTAGTTTTAGTCTTTTGTTTAGTTTAGCAACTTATTCCCGAGGTTTGCTTTTACCAATTAAATTTAAGCGGATAAGAATACTGTTGGCAAATGATGACTTAAGCTACTGGTTGAATTATTCTAGTAGGTTTATAATTTGTGTTTGATGCTTGTATGATTTTTAAAGAAAccaaagcttttttttttgaaatattaaagAAACCAAAGCTGCAGCGTCTGAGAATATTGTCACCCCAATCCATAGTCCCGAATCATGCATAAAGTTTCCATTGAACATCATGAAAGCAGCTAATTTGAGAACTTAcagaaatataattaatatgcCAGAGAAAATTATGCTCAAATTAATCAAATGTGTATCATGTACCTCCTCTGCAAGATCCCCGGCTATTCCTATGACAACTTCACACAGATTGTTTTCAGTAAATGATTCATTGATCCAGAAACTGATGTCCTTGTAGCAGGGAGGAAACTGCAAAGCAGAGagaataatataaattataaagttAACATAAACTCCCCATGGTTAATAACAAGACAGTCAGACATAGGAACACAATCCCACAAGGACTGTGCATAAAAAAGGGCTAGTAAGATTGCTTAGTTACATGCCCTTTGCTTCGGCATTACATATTAGTAGATGAGTATCATTTGACAAGAATGAAACCAAAATGcagataatataatataaatttattagtttaAAATAACTATGGTATCTGAAATTCTGAACTAGATCGTGACAAGGACTTTAACATAGTGAAGTATCAAATCCATGGGCATAAATATCTCTAAGTTTAGCGAGCGTAACTTGCTATGTAGACAGAAAAAAACTCACTAAAACAACATGAAAAATATGAAGAGTTTTGCATAACAAATTGTGTGGACTATCTTAAGTTTCACAATCATGGATAATTTATATGCAGTTTTAAATTGTAGTAAATATTctaaagaataaaaaatattccTAACCATGAACAACTCAGTGCAATGACAATGAATGTAGAAACCCACGGGTAGACACATAGAAGCACATGTGGAAGTTACCTTTGAAAATGGCTTAAATTTAACTCCCAACTGACCCTTGGAGAActgtaaataaaataattaagaaaacacATATCAGACATAAGAGATCAGAAAAGAATGAAACTTATGGCATAACACTTTGATTCTCAAGATGATTAAATCATACTTCCATAGTTCCATATAATAACATCTTGCCAACCAGGAAAAAGCGACAAATTATTGAAGGTGTTTGTTAAACATATCCACGAAATACCTGAGAGGTAAATCTCTCATCATTTGACCAAAAGAGACGGATGTCTGGTATGTCAAAAAGAACCATAGCTAATCTCTCCAACCCTAGGCCGAAAGCCCAAGCAACATTATTAGGTTTCCcatttcttttcaaaatctCTTGCTCTGTCACTCCACACCCGAAAACCTCCATCCACTTCTCCTGAaataaatgatatataaaaCATTACTTAATTTCACTAAAATAGAATGACAATAATAGAACATGGAAAAACCAGTGACAGGAACTATGAGAACATGTTTCATTTAAGAAACAATAATGAACATAGTATACCTTGAAATATATTTCAAGCTCAAATGATGGATTAGTAAACGGAAAATAGGTATCCACCCAACGCATTTCCACAGCACCTAAAGTACAATGCAAAAGATTATAAATAGAAAAGAATATCCACATCTTGGACATTATACTTTGTTCCAGAAGAATATCTCAAATTCATAACTAGACAACTTGAGTAAAGAAACCATTTAAGCATTACAATGAGACGATCACCACAAAGTACATAAAATGTCCAGTTGTCCACTTTCCTACTTACAGGTTTTTATACTCAAGAATTATGCAGTGATAATTTCCATTtcattataattttcttttaaccTGTGAGCATTGCTTGATATGCATAAAGAGGCCTTTTTTCTATCATATGCGCATGATTGTTGATATTGTCTTGTATACAATTGTgtctttttattatttacttagGAACAACTACACTGTTATATAGAAAGGTAGCCTAGTACATGAGGCATTGAGGCTCCCACCATTTTACGGTCAGGGGAAGGTTAGATGTATGCAGCTTTACCCTTGTAAGCAGAAAGGatgtttccacaattgaactcAAGAccattaaattattaaattgcaGCAACTGATAAAGACGTGTATGTTGGCAATTGGAAATACCAAATAAATGGCATGCTAGACCCTCAAGGCATTTCTTTAGGTCTGCTGCGGCAAATGATGTGCCATCCATCCCAGATGCTTCCCATTCATCCGGAACAAAAACCCGAAAACCTTCCATCTGcataataaaaaaaaggaaattacaTAAAGTTAATCAGTAGAAAACATTAGTTACTGCATAGGGGCATACCTGATGAAAGACAGGATAATGAGTAGAATCAATTGAATCCCTTCGATAAACATCTCCTGTGAcaagaaaatgggtatttccatTTTTCAATAATTCTGCCTGATGAGCACTTGTGTGGCACCTTAAAACAGTTTGAGGGTCTACATAGTATGTATCATTATAGCTCCTGCTGACATGGTCTTCAGGAACCAAGACATCATCAAAATTCTGCAGCATGAAGATTATCATAAAGAAGCCCTATTGTGAAGTTTAAACTACCTTATCAACAAAAAGGATGCAATATGCAAGACTAATAAATCAAAATGAAAGGGATCACAACAATAGTTACAGGTTAGCAGAGCTTCAGAGACACATTCACAGACTCACTCCACTTATAATGTCGAAAATGTAACACCAGCAAAACATAGTAGTATTCATACCTCAGGTTTCAATAATCAATCATACTAGTTTTTAAGATTGTGAAACATAAACTTCTACCAGCCAAATCTAGTTAATGCATAACAATATTTTGTTGATGTGTtgttaaaacaaaaataatacttTATCAATCATATCGAGTTTTATTTGTATTATTGTTAGAAATCAACAGTTATTGAGATGCTATCACTGATAGAGTtccttttaatatatgtatCGTGCACAAACTATAATCATCCCTttttaataacataaaatatttttccctttttcttttgttttactcAACTTTCGGAAAGGAGAGGACCAAAGAAGTCACTTGATGAAAAGCAACTCATATAAAAGAAAAGACTGAAGAATGAAATCATTTCATTAAAAGCAGCACCAATAGACTGAAGAATGACACCATTTGATCAAAAGCCACCAAGAAGGCACCCGAATAGAAATCGAAACAAGTTTTAACCCAAGCCTTGGATTAAAACCAGGAAAAAATATTGGGTCAATCAATTAATCTCCTATACTTATACCATCCCTTAAATCCCAAAGTAAAAGTATTGTTTTTATAACTTATCAACTTTACATGTtcaggtcaaagaaatcaaattaTAATATCACTGGGGTAAACGTATGAAATACATGAAATAAATTCATGAAAACATTAATATCACTTATTTTTAATGGCTTTGTAAGATTTTAAACTAAAAAGTTTATACAGAATATTGAAAAAAAGAGAGCAGAAATTACACCTGCAGATGAAGATCATTGTGCAATTTTCTCAAAT is a window of Lotus japonicus ecotype B-129 chromosome 5, LjGifu_v1.2 DNA encoding:
- the LOC130721550 gene encoding phenylalanine--tRNA ligase, chloroplastic/mitochondrial-like isoform X2, whose translation is MATVISSVHTTLFSRASRFRHSNGLRSLTFCLPFSSSAASVSTDNLSLKKWRQPVVSFLDLGGVKISIEDVVRDDPTNNVPDNIFTKLGMQLHRRDQHPLGILKNAIYEYFDTNYSDKFNKFDDLCPLVSVKQNFDDVLVPEDHVSRSYNDTYYVDPQTVLRCHTSAHQAELLKNGNTHFLVTGDVYRRDSIDSTHYPVFHQMEGFRVFVPDEWEASGMDGTSFAAADLKKCLEGLACHLFGAVEMRWVDTYFPFTNPSFELEIYFKEKWMEVFGCGVTEQEILKRNGKPNNVAWAFGLGLERLAMVLFDIPDIRLFWSNDERFTSQFSKGQLGVKFKPFSKFPPCYKDISFWINESFTENNLCEVVIGIAGDLAEEVQLIDNFTNKKGMTSHCYRIAYRSMERSLTDDEINDLQWKVREQVQSKLEVVIR
- the LOC130721550 gene encoding phenylalanine--tRNA ligase, chloroplastic/mitochondrial-like isoform X1, producing the protein MQLHRRDQHPLGILKNAIYEYFDTNYSDKFNKFDDLCPLVSVKQNFDDVLVPEDHVSRSYNDTYYVDPQTVLRCHTSAHQAELLKNGNTHFLVTGDVYRRDSIDSTHYPVFHQMEGFRVFVPDEWEASGMDGTSFAAADLKKCLEGLACHLFGAVEMRWVDTYFPFTNPSFELEIYFKEKWMEVFGCGVTEQEILKRNGKPNNVAWAFGLGLERLAMVLFDIPDIRLFWSNDERFTSQFSKGQLGVKFKPFSKFPPCYKDISFWINESFTENNLCEVVIGIAGDLAEEVQLIDNFTNKKGMTSHCYRIAYRSMERSLTDDEINDLQWKVREQVQSKLEVVIR